CTTGTCGATGATGTCGCCGGCCGTCTCCAGTTCGTTGATAAAGCCGAGAAGCATGAACTGCCATTGCGAGTCGCGCTCTGTCATGTGTTCGTGGATACACGCGAGATAGGCGCGGATGGAGCGGTTGAGTTCGTCGATCCGGTCGTCGTGGCGCTGCACCGCCCGCACCTGCTCGGGCGTGGGCGCGGGCATCTCCTCCAGGCGCCAGAAGCGGCCGAGCATCGCGCGGGTTTCATCGACCATGCGCAACACCTCCCGCGTCGCGTGGACGAGCGCCAGCCCGGGGCTTTCCACGGCGCGCGGGTCAAGATGCGTGGCCGGACGGCCCTCGTCCTCGGCCTGCCGGGAAGCCGGCGGGCCGATCATCCATGCGGCGATCCGCGTGAAGACACCGAGAAACGGCAGCGCGGCGAGCCCCGGCACGAGGTTGAAGGCGGTGTGGAACATCGCGACCTGCCGCAGTTCCGATCCGGGCAGCCAGCCAAACAACGCCGCGCCCCATGATGGCACGAGCAGGAGCGGCGCGGCGGCGAGGACTTTGACGAGCAGGCTCGCAAGGCCGAGCTTGCGTCCCTCGGGCACCGGCCAGCCGACGATGAGCGACGTGAGGCCGAGCCCGAGGTTGGTGCCGATCACCCACGGCACCGCGAGGCCGGCCGAGAGCAAGCCGGCTGAGAGCAGGCCGAGCCCGAGGCCGATCGTCGCGGTCGAGCTTTGCAGCGCGACGGCCAGCGCCAGCGCCGCCGCGGCGACGATGAGCGGATGGCCTTCCAGCAGGGCGAGCGCCTCCCGCGTCTCCGACGCGGACGCCAGCGACTCGCCGCCTTCGCCGATAAGGCGCATGGCAAGAAAAACGAAGCCGAGCGAGAGCAGGCACTGCCCGATGCCGCGCAGCGTTTCCCTGCGCGTAAACTGGAAGCAACCCACGCCCGCGACCAGCAGCAGCGGCGCGTAATCCTGGATGCGGAAGGCGAGCAACTGGATGGTCACCGTGATGCCCGCGCCCGCGCCAAGCAGCACCGCGAGCACGCGCTCCGCTCCCAGCTTCCCGGCGCCGATGATTTGCAGCGAGAGCAGGGAGATCCCGGTCGAACTTGGCGCGACGGTGCCCGCCGCGGCCCCGGCGGCAAACGCCCGCAACGGCCGCGCCGTGAGCGATGCCAGCCACGTGGCGAGCCTTCCGCCAAACAAGCGGTCGAGACCTTTGCGCAAAAAGCGGATGCCAAAAAGCGTAAGCGCGACGCCACCGGCTATTTCGATCCAAGTCATCGGTGCGGAAGAATTTCATAATTCGTGGCCGAATGCCGTGTTTGTCAATCAACCATGCTGTTTGTAAATTGGTAAAAT
This genomic stretch from Termitidicoccus mucosus harbors:
- a CDS encoding Na/Pi cotransporter family protein, whose amino-acid sequence is MTWIEIAGGVALTLFGIRFLRKGLDRLFGGRLATWLASLTARPLRAFAAGAAAGTVAPSSTGISLLSLQIIGAGKLGAERVLAVLLGAGAGITVTIQLLAFRIQDYAPLLLVAGVGCFQFTRRETLRGIGQCLLSLGFVFLAMRLIGEGGESLASASETREALALLEGHPLIVAAAALALAVALQSSTATIGLGLGLLSAGLLSAGLAVPWVIGTNLGLGLTSLIVGWPVPEGRKLGLASLLVKVLAAAPLLLVPSWGAALFGWLPGSELRQVAMFHTAFNLVPGLAALPFLGVFTRIAAWMIGPPASRQAEDEGRPATHLDPRAVESPGLALVHATREVLRMVDETRAMLGRFWRLEEMPAPTPEQVRAVQRHDDRIDELNRSIRAYLACIHEHMTERDSQWQFMLLGFINELETAGDIIDKHLCDALLKRGAGQVRLTDGDHAALAELHRMVDARLEQAAVLLTTRDEAQAGGLLAAKDALGEWAHARQLEHFQRLASGGPEALASSIYFLDMFNHLRRIGSQVCNVAFAFLPNADGRPATPH